CAAGGCCGCCTTCATCGCCGACTGCAAGCGCGAAGGCTTCGACGTCGTCGGCATCGCCGCGCCGGACGCGATCCCCGAGGCCGCGCCGCGCCTCCGCGAATTCCTGAACCAAGGCCGCCACGGCACGATGGCGTGGCTTGAGACGGAAGCCGACCGCCGCGCCGAGGTGAAGGCGCTGTGGCCACAGGCCGGCGCCGTCGTCATGGTCGGGATGAACTATGGTCCGGACCACGATCCGCGCACAGCACTGGCGCGGAAGGATCGCGCCGCGATCTCGGTCTACGCGGGCAACCGCGACTACCACGATCTCATCAAGGGCAAGCTCAAGGTGCTCGCCGGCCGCTTCAAGGCGCGGACCGCGAGCGAGGTGAAAGTCTTCGTCGACACCGCGCCGCTGATGGAGAAGCCGCTGGCTGAGGCCGCCGGCCTCGGCTGGCAGGGCAAGCACACCAATCTCGTCAGCCGCGAGTTCGGCTCGTGGCTGTTCCTCGGCGCCATCGTCGTCGAGATGCCCCTGCCGCCCGACGCCGCCGAGGTTGATGCCTGCGGCACCTGCCGCGCCTGCCTCGACGTCTGCCCGACCAGCGCGTTCCCCGCGCCCTACCAGCTCGATGCCCGCCGCTGCATCTCGTATCTGACGATCGAGCACGAAGGCCCGATCCCGCACGAATTCCGCAAGGCGATCGGCAACCGCATCTACGGCTGCGATGATTGCCTCGCCGTTTGCCCGTGGAACAAGTTCGCGCAGGCGACGAAGGAGATGAAGCTTAAGGCGCGCGAGGACCGCATCTCGCCGCGCCTCGCCGATCTCGCCGCGCTGGACGAGGAAGGCTTCCGCCGGACGTTCTCCGCCTCGCCGATCAAGCGCATCGGCCGCGACCGCTTCGTCCGCAACGTCATGATCGCGGTCGGCAACTCGGGCGACGCCAGCCTCCTCGCCACCGCGCAGGCCCGCGCCAACGATGCTTCGCCGCTGGTGCGCGAAGCAGCCGAATGGGCGCTGGCTGAACTCATGAGTGAAACCAATGTCGCGTAGCCGCCGAACGGCACAAAGCACCGATACCAAGCGGCTGGGCGCCGTCGCGCTCGGCGCGCTTGCACTTGGCGCGTTCGCCGTCGGTGCGGTGGCCATAGGCGCGCTTGCCATCGGCAGGGTCGCCGTCGACCGTGGCAAAATCCGCCGCATGCGCATCGGCACGCTTCAGGTTGGGCGGATCGAACGCTTGCCACGCGCTCCCTCCAGCGGCCCGCGCCGCGACGCATGACCGAGCCGCGTTTCTTCAAGTCGCAGAAAGAGTGGCGCGCGTGGCTGACAAAGAACCACGCCACGGCGACCGAGCTTCTGCTCGGCTTCCATAAGGCGAGCTCCGACGAGAAGGGCATCACCTACAAGGAGGCGCTAGACGAGGCGCTGGCCTTCGGCTGGATCGATGCCGTGCGCGCCGGCGGCGACAAGACCTGGACGATCCGCTTCACGCGGCGTAAGGCGCGCAGCATCTGGAGCGCGGTCAACATCAAGCGCATCGCCAAGCTGAAAGCTGAAGGCAGGATGCACACCGCGGGACTCGCCGCTTTCGAGGCGCGCGATCCGAAGCTGCAGAAGAAATATTCCTTCGAGAATCCCGACGCCAAACTCTCACCGGCGGATGCCAAGCGTTTCCGTGCCGACAAGCAGGCGTGGGCGAATTTCGAAAGGATGCCGCCGTCGTACCGACACCCCGCGATATGGTGGGTGGTGAGCGCCAAGCAGGAGGCGACGCGCGAGCGCCGCCTCGCAACGCTGATCGCCGACTCCGCCGCCGGCGTCCGCCTGAAGCATCTCCGCCGCCCGGGAAAATCAGCATGAGCGCGCCGCGCATTTTCGTCTTCGGCATGGGCTACACGGCGCGTGCCTTCGCGCGCGCGATGGACGGCCGCGCCGCGTCGTTCGCCGGCACGATGCGCGCCGATTTCGAGGCCGCGAATTTCGCCGACGCCACGCACATCGTCGTCTCGATCCCGCCCGGCGAGGCCGATCCGGTGCTCGCCCGCTACCGCGACGCGCTGCTCGCCGCGCCGGCGCTGCAATGGATCGGCTACCTGTCCTCGGTCGCCGTCTACGGCAACTACGGCGGCGCATGGGTCACCGAACGCACGACGCCGCACCCGAAACAGGCGCGTTCCACCGAGCGCCTCGCCGCCGAGAAAGCGTGGGCGAAATTTGCCCTCGATCGCAGCATCCCGCTGGCGACGTTCCGCATCGCCGGCATCTACGGCCCGGGGCGCAACGCCTTCGTCAATCTCGCCGAAGGCAAGGCGCACCGCATCGTGAAGCCGGGCCAGGTGTTCAACCGCATCCACGTCGGCGACATCGCCGCAGCTCTGGTCGAGGCCGTGGACCGCAACGCCGCCGGCATCTTCAATCTCGCCGACGACGAGCCGGCGCCGCCGCAGGACGTGGTGGCGTACGCGGCCGAGATGATGGGCGTCATCCCGCCGCCCGAGGCGCCGTTCGCCGGGGCCGACCTGTCGCCGATGGCGCGCAGTTTCTACGCCGACAACAAGCGCGTCTCGAACCGCCGGATGAAGGAGGAACTGGGCATCGCGCTCCGCTATCCGACTTACCGCGACGGCCTCGCCGCGCTCTGGCGCAACGGCAACTGGCGGGGCGAGACATGACCAACAGGATCCAGCCACCCGCCGATGCCGCCGCCCGCCGGGCCGTGCCGCCGGTGATCGCCTACTCGGTCGACGGCCTGCCGCCGTTCGACGCCAAGTTCTATGCGAAGGCGCGCGACGGCGCCGAGAAGGTCTCCGAGGTCATCGTCCCGCCACGCGACGGCCGCGCCATCAGCATCCCCGCCGGGCATTTCTTCCGCATCGTCAGTGTCGATGGCCCGCAGGTCGGTGACCTCAATCTATGGAACGCGCACGACCTGTCGGAGCGATTCTTCTCGGGCAAGACGCGCGCCCTCCACGCGACGCATGTCTCCACCGGCGCGCGCCTGTGGAGCACGTTGCCGTATCTCCGCCCGCTCGCCACCATCACGAACGACACGCTCGGCTGGTACGGCTTCGACGCCGACGGCGCCGGCATCCACGACGTGATCGGCACGCGCTGCGACCCGTACACCAACCTGCTGCTCAAGGGCGACGAGTATCATCACTGCTGCCATTCTAACCTGACACGCGCGCTCGCCGCCGAGACCGGCATGCCGATCGCCGAAGCCGAAATGCACGTGCATGACGTGCTCAACGTCTTCATGTGCACGGGCTTCACGCACGACACGCACCAATATTTCATGAAGGCGAGTCCGGTGCGCCCCGGCGATCATCTCGAGATGTTCGCCGAGATCGACCTGATCGCGGCGCTGTCGGCGTGCCCGGGTGGCGATTGCGGCGCCAGCCACTCGGACGACGTCGCCGCCTGCTATCCGCTGAAGGTCGAGATCTGGCGGCCGCGCGCCGAGGCACTCGCCGGCTGGCGGCCGCCGCAGCCGAGCGCCTATTCGCGCAACCATGGCGCGACCTGAACCCGTCGCGTCTGCCCTTGCTTTGCCGGCTCGGCGGGACATATCCTGTTGCAGCGCAAAACCCGGCCGGGGGGCTGGCTAAGCGCCCGTAACCGAAGGGTTTCTGCGGGTTGTCCTACTACCAGCTCTACGAACTCAATCATGCGGCAATGGGACCGTTCCGCGCCGCAGCGGATGCGGCGAAGCTCTATTTCCAGAACCCGCTGAACCCGCTGTCGCAGACCCCGTTCGGCCGTTCGATGGCCGCCGCCGCCGAAATGTTCGAGCGCACGACGCGCCGCTACGGCAAGCCGGAATGGGGCCTCGCCGACACGTTGCTCCACGGCGTCCGCGTGCCGATCGTCGAGCGCATCGTGTGGGAGCGTCCCTTCGGCCGCGTCATC
The sequence above is drawn from the Bauldia sp. genome and encodes:
- the queG gene encoding tRNA epoxyqueuosine(34) reductase QueG, which codes for MADCKREGFDVVGIAAPDAIPEAAPRLREFLNQGRHGTMAWLETEADRRAEVKALWPQAGAVVMVGMNYGPDHDPRTALARKDRAAISVYAGNRDYHDLIKGKLKVLAGRFKARTASEVKVFVDTAPLMEKPLAEAAGLGWQGKHTNLVSREFGSWLFLGAIVVEMPLPPDAAEVDACGTCRACLDVCPTSAFPAPYQLDARRCISYLTIEHEGPIPHEFRKAIGNRIYGCDDCLAVCPWNKFAQATKEMKLKAREDRISPRLADLAALDEEGFRRTFSASPIKRIGRDRFVRNVMIAVGNSGDASLLATAQARANDASPLVREAAEWALAELMSETNVA
- a CDS encoding YdeI/OmpD-associated family protein; translated protein: MTEPRFFKSQKEWRAWLTKNHATATELLLGFHKASSDEKGITYKEALDEALAFGWIDAVRAGGDKTWTIRFTRRKARSIWSAVNIKRIAKLKAEGRMHTAGLAAFEARDPKLQKKYSFENPDAKLSPADAKRFRADKQAWANFERMPPSYRHPAIWWVVSAKQEATRERRLATLIADSAAGVRLKHLRRPGKSA
- a CDS encoding SDR family oxidoreductase; protein product: MSAPRIFVFGMGYTARAFARAMDGRAASFAGTMRADFEAANFADATHIVVSIPPGEADPVLARYRDALLAAPALQWIGYLSSVAVYGNYGGAWVTERTTPHPKQARSTERLAAEKAWAKFALDRSIPLATFRIAGIYGPGRNAFVNLAEGKAHRIVKPGQVFNRIHVGDIAAALVEAVDRNAAGIFNLADDEPAPPQDVVAYAAEMMGVIPPPEAPFAGADLSPMARSFYADNKRVSNRRMKEELGIALRYPTYRDGLAALWRNGNWRGET
- a CDS encoding DUF1989 domain-containing protein → MTNRIQPPADAAARRAVPPVIAYSVDGLPPFDAKFYAKARDGAEKVSEVIVPPRDGRAISIPAGHFFRIVSVDGPQVGDLNLWNAHDLSERFFSGKTRALHATHVSTGARLWSTLPYLRPLATITNDTLGWYGFDADGAGIHDVIGTRCDPYTNLLLKGDEYHHCCHSNLTRALAAETGMPIAEAEMHVHDVLNVFMCTGFTHDTHQYFMKASPVRPGDHLEMFAEIDLIAALSACPGGDCGASHSDDVAACYPLKVEIWRPRAEALAGWRPPQPSAYSRNHGAT